The Rosa chinensis cultivar Old Blush unplaced genomic scaffold, RchiOBHm-V2 RchiOBHmChr0c11, whole genome shotgun sequence DNA window AAACAGCCTCTGGTACCGCACTTGTTACTCCAAATTGTTTTTATAGCTACATGTAAAATGGCATTCAACTTTGACATCACATATGTAAGATCATTACCTAAAGTAGTTACAAGCATATAGTTCTAGTTGCATATGATGGCAAAtgagttttttgttttgcttatttCCATTCAACTTCTAAGTGCTGGGAATGGAAAGTGGCTTTAAATAGTCTAGCCTTTGCCCAGTATATACATACACATAAATGGCTTTAGACCAAAAATGAAAGAAgattttgtaaccaaaaaaataagttgAATAAAGATTTAACGGATACATGCAATAGGCGCGGGGAAAAACCATTAAATATCTTGGCATCTTTTCACAtttcaaaagagaaaaaaatataaacagtacCTGAGGTAAGGCCCATTCTAAATTTTTATACCTAAGTTTTCGAAACTATCACAATACTACCCAAAATAATCAGCCCGACCCAATATTCGTACCTGCCGTCCATAACGGCGTTAACCCACATGCTACGCGCCAAAATTAGATGGGTATTTGGGTAGTTTTCTTACCCAGCCCTTGTCTGTCTCCTCCAGCGAAGCAGACCCTTTTCTTTCTCCGTATTTCTCCCTCTCTGtttctctgcctctctctctctctgccccaATTTCACCAGAACCCAGTTGCTCTGAAACACCAGCAACCATCCTCCTCCCCAATTTATAGGTGAGTACCTTTGGGTTGCTTTTTGTCGCATTTTCTGACCTGGGTATCGAGCTTCTTCGGCGAAACCGCCCCGATTCGTAGAAATTGGACTGCGAAAACGACGGCAGGGACGAGAGTGATGGGGATGTTAGGAGGTGGAGGCTTTCGTGATTAATTGGAGCGAAGACTAAGCACTTGCGTCCtcatatctaatttttttttctttcttattcatGCTTTCTGGATTTGGTTGTTGTGTAGGAATGTTTGAAGCTTTTTTATGCAAAGATTGCATCTTGGTTTGAGTATTTTTGGGTTGATTTTGATGGAGCTGGATTATAGTCCTAGAAGCTTGTAGGAAGGATTATAGTACTCAAATCTGAAGGTTGATCTGAAATTGGTTTTTGTTACTGTCGAAGGCGTCTTCAATCTTCATTTGGGCTGCTCAGCTCTGTAATTTGCtcatgtttctgggttttgggtgtttaaTGATGCGTTTTCACCATTGGTGGTAGTTGGGTTTGTGTGTAATTCTGGTTTGCTTTCGCAAAATGCTTGCTTGTTCTTGATTATTACATGTGAATTGTGATGGGGCTGCAGTTGAGATTTTGGAATGTGGTTTTGCTAAGACTGAGAGATGGAATGTGGATATAAATGACAAGAAGTTGATTCATGATGATCTGAGGGTGATGAAGAATGGGTTGTAAAAGAATGGAACTTCATGGGGAATTGATGTTCATCAAAAATCACGTGCCTTCAAATAATGCAATTGCCTGATGCGAAACTCGTCATATGATAGTTATGAGTGATAAGTTCTTGGTCTTGCTTGATAGCATGTTTCTGTGTTTGTTGGATTTGAATGGGGACGAGACAGAGAGAAcatgggttttctgggtttcaatGAGGTAGAAAGAGAGTATTGTTAAtactttactttttcttttttaatttctccctcttcattaattattaatattataaatttattaatacTAACTTTAACAACTTAACCACTTGGTCGGATTTACCCTTGAAAATACTCCACCTGGCATGCAGCTTAACATCGTCTTGGACGGCGTGTATGAAAGTTGGGTCGGGTTGGGAATTCCAGGTatcattgtgatagttttgaaaatttaggTATAGAAATTTAGAATGGGTCTTAAGttaggtactgtttgtatttttttccccatttcaaaatttgaacTCCCATTTCCCGTTCTTAGTGTACTGTTCTCACTTCCACAGAAAAATACAGAGTTCAGTCCTACAAATCTACCGTCGCAGATCATGATAGAAGGTGAGTGAGCTTTTTTCCattatcttcatcatcttctttttGGAAACCCAAGCACTGGTTCTTACACTAGTTCCTAGTTAAGTTAATttatcaaaaggaaaagaaaacccaACTTTATTTCACTGATATTTCCTTTCCTTATTTTCTACACTCTGCTCTTAGTAAAGTTCTGATTTTTACACTCCGATGGTGGTATATTGTTTGTTTAAAATTTAAACCCCCAACTTCTTTTTGGTGATTGGGTCTCATTCCTTCTAATTCTACAACACCGAATCCTCAGTGAAGCTTTGGTTTTTGTTGTTTCTCTGCTTGCTGCTACAACTAAACTATAGCTAACAATTGAATCAATGGTAAACGCTACTTCCTCCAATTCATGTTAACTTGTTTCCATTAGAAGACCTACTAACTATCTTTCACTgatttttcctttccttttacaCGGTTCAAGTACAGTTCTGATTTTTACATCCCGGCTGTGGTAAAAGTTAGGGTCTTGGACAATCATGATTCAATTAAGTAACAACCTTAATGCAGAACTGGAATTGGCATCACTTACTGGTCTAGGAATTCATGATTGTGGTGAACTGGAATTGGCATCACTTAATTGACTAGGAAAACCAATTTTCTTGTCAACACTGAAGAGAAGCTAGGTGAACATGATTTAGGAAGTAAGCCAGGCCTTTAGGATTGAGTTTCCTTTTTGCATGCTTATAAATACACTAGGTCCTTGCTCTATCGAGACCAATCAATACATTATGAGATTGCCTACATAATCTACAGTGATTGATCAGAGAAGAAGGCTTAGAGGCTTAATGAACTAAGAGGACATCACTAGGGTAGTACTTTATATTGAATGCTGTTTGTTGAGTGATGCTAGCTGTTCTTGATTATGAGCATGATTATACAGGTATATATACATGTTTTAATATAGAAAACCCGATCTCCAGTCCATTGATTTAAGCTCCTATGTTTGTTGtttcaaatttaatttcttctaCAACTAAACTACAAGGAATAATCAATTAATGGCAGACAATAGTTCTCACAATCTTATGCTGATGACCTCAAGAAACATGTGATGAAGGTCTTCCAGGATGAGGAGAAGGACTTGAAAGAACAATTTGACATGATTCGGGACTACGATTCCATTAACAAATATGGGATTAAGATATTCAAATCTTTAGCCGATTCCTACCTTGATGATGCTTAACAGCTCCTTAAGGCTCTCTCTGAGGTAGCCAAACTCCCTGACATGGCCGTCTACACCATTGTCAATGGGGACTGCTTCGCTGCCCACGAGACCAAGGCTGCTCTTAAGGCCTTTCAGCACATGATAGCCACTGGAGTCGCCCCCACCTCCTGCACCTACACTATAATCTTCACAGCTCTTGCGTTCCACCTCTCTGATGTCCATTTTGTTGGGTATGCCAAGAAGTACTTTTATGGAAATCTTGGTTGCTCTATCTCACAGAAGTAATGGCCTCGATATAGATGTATGATGATTTCGAGAAAAGCATAACTGAATAATTTGCAAAACGTCTTCTGCAAGTGGAGCATCCACCCCAACTTCCTCTCCAAAGAGTCAAGGAACATGTACACGTTTTTGCTGGAGGATGGCAATGTAGAGCTAGCCAAGGAGCATACTTCCCATGGTCCTATGATGGAAGGTTTAAAGGGCAGCACAGCTGTAAAAAGAAGAGTCCTGAACATTGTATTTCCAAGTTGAAGGGCTGATGCTTTGCTTCGTCGAGGTTATGCCAACAGCTTTAGGAATATATGGGGTAGGTGTGAGATAGGAAATTATGTAGGATGCATAATTATGTAGGAGATTATGCTACAGATTTTGAACGGATTGATTATTTTGGACGTCTTTGGCTATCCTAGAATGCATCTATTTACTTTCGATTCATTTTACATTCTTGTCCCATATTAATACAATTATTTCGTTTCTTACTACATTCAGAATTTGCCCATCTCACCAGAATCATTTGATCTTTACCAAACATGATCATCTTAAACAGCTTgccccatctttttttttttgaggggaatgAAAGACTAATTCATTGATTGAGTATCATTACAATCCGAGATTAATATAGCCTCCACAGACAGAGGAATATGTGAAAAGAACTCTATCTGAAAATCAATATTCTTGGCTTCCTGAGCCAAGATGTGAGCCACACCATTAGCATGTCTTCCAACCTTGAGGACACGAGCATCCAAAGCCTCATGCAACAGAGCTCGCAAGTCTTCTAGCAAAAAACCGAGTTCCGAACAGTCCAGTGCAACAGAAGATAATGCAGACACCAAATCCAAACAATCTGTCTCCACCATCAGGGGCGTAAGATGGTGTTCAATAGCCAGTTGCACCCCAagaactagaggtggcaaacgggctgacccggcccggcccggcccattttaagcgggcctagtcgtgcttcgtgccgtgtttgggccggcccatttattatggtgccgggctcgtgccggcccatttacataaacattaagccaagcccggcccggcccggcccatggcccgagcccatatcgtgccgggccgtgctcgtgctgggttaataacgggccgtgctcatgcctacccactataaaacacgattttaaaatcttaatttgaacaaataaaaattaattttatttaactatttagaaaattaaaataaattaagttctacaacgtttttcttaatcttagctttttaagatttgatttctaataattttttatattccactatacgaaagaaagaaaaaaaaactcaaaatatattgtttttagtatattattgtgagatgaatctttattaatataatgaagatttaataTCTATTactttttccttcattctatagttatattattatgagattagtctttcttaataaacatatatttaatatttagaacaaaaatacttatgtcaaaataaggatataatgttttgtttcattattttgacaatataaaagaaagcattggtggaattgtcatgagattttaaataaaaatgtctcatattcaaatctcatcattgtagttttttaatatttttaaaaacaaaatgaaattttgtgtttgtagcgggccggcccacaatatctcgtgctcgggccgtgccgggcccattaatggctcgggccgggccgagcCAATGgaccaatattcttaggcccagcccgacccgttattctaacgtgctcgggtcgtgccgggccactaaagggcttgggccgtgccgggccgcttttaagcgtgccgggcccgtgccgtgctcgtgcttattggcccgtttgccaccccTACCAAGAACCAATGCCAGCAGCTCCGCATGCCGAGTTGATTGAGCTATTGTTATGGATTGCCGAAACCCATGAAGAAAAGCCCCGTcattgttacgtcccgaacctaaatttactgatttactaatcattaggacggtaaacgacatttactttcacttttactatcgtttcagtacttttagggggccctaaaatatgactttttgttcgggtcaaaatttgagaaaatgttcttcatggaagttgtagaggacgttaaaccgagcgcgtgcatatgtggtacgtaaaaatcggagttcgtatacgaaagttatggccaaaatactaaagttactgttcatggtaagtttctataaatagccgagttactgtggtaagtttccattttcggaaacttaccgagcctctcccttctctctccccgattctctcttcttctccgacctcttcaccttcttccggccataactcctccatccggcgacggattttgacgtgtaagatgtcgttggaaagctctcttcatttctgggtttgtttcgtagcttaatatgaactgtggaaggtgcagcaacaagaagaagaggacggtcactgtagcagttttgagtcaacgcctatattttcagattccggcagtctccggccaccaaattggcgtcgaaggttcggtttttgacatagatcatttcccctaaggtctttcatttcaatttgcagtgtagaggtcgaattaacaatttcaatttctagggttcttggaatttctggaaaattttcaccggtcaaattggagctcttccaggtaaaattggaacttgttgtagttaagaaagaggttgggtttgttgagtatatggtgctgccaaattttggtggccatcggaggtggttgccgccggcgcgtggggcccacgcgctgccactgttggtggcgtgtggaggcgtgtagggcagtgttttaattccggtttttagcccattaaatcctataaattgtgtagaggttgtatgtgaagtttggtaatttttggagaaacttgaaattaattatgaatttttgaagtttagggtttcgattatcgaattacgagaatccgactgtcggatatctctcggttctgccttggaacctttaaattaacgaattggtattagtggtataatttgggctaaatccgaggagaattgggaggcgaaattatgaggaattgattttaggaattgtattaaattattgaagaattattcacggaatataattgtgtacaggacgacgtaccgagctattgctcgatgacggaacacgaatacgtgatcgtcggaatagtactgtgagtggacttttgttttaaatagcgatgcatgcatttattttcttaaaataatgctctagtgattattcatattactttttgcggaaatgaattaattttcggaaattgatttcgaattatatcatggatttgttttcaataatgagtttcaaagtttggttttgatttataatattagttgatgaattccttatttccgaggtaaatttccggaattaagcatatccctaatcaccgagttaagctcctggaagatttttaagatgagtttcaatggagttggatattctcaattgtttattgactttcgattttggcatcgggaatgcctaattaaggattttggatttggttggcttcttggagattttgagagatttttggaaatgagatttacttatactaatttccggttttggttacggatttgagaatatttgggcgtgtgggacatgCCGTCaatttattcctatttctcacttatccattttgagattgaaaGTAATCTTGGCGttcggggtcacgtcgttgaatacatggtttatatctcgtgagaaatgtggggaagctacatggatttactggttttctatgatttttcctcaccatacgcgggttatgtgattaggtctcctcctcactgactttgtgttggtgagtggcagttgaggtagcttgttctcctcctcacctactttgtgttggtgagtggcagtagaggtgatttattctcctcctcacgtgggtggcagtcgaggttatttggtctcctcctcgcacaatctatgtgtgagtggaagttgaggttattagttctcctcctcccacaatctatgtgtgagtggcagttgagggtaggtagagcctgggaggctccatttcccgtatggtgatatctcttccccatatcctatcatttctcgactagcggggcctagtctgatttccgtgtaaccagcggggctggtcttatcctattgagtatcggagttttgATCTTTCCTCTCaattgtttgtgactagcggggctagtcggtttttcttgagcggagcttctcgtgatttgttttctaaatcgttgcatgcatcgagagtttttaaggaaataaatgtgggaaagtataaaatccatttggtttaaaaattgtttatttttgtccactcacgctaacgtattttatgtactttcccctgggcccttcggtttcaaatgcccagtttgcaggcgaattggttgaggttgggcgtacacggagttgaggcatagtcagcagcatggcttccgcatctgcctttgaattaggttttcctgttatacctttctgttagaattgctctgattacctatgggatttatgctactcgagttgagatgtgtgttttgtgaattggagactgatgttgatttggggagcagggtggctccaggagcataaggatgaattgattgaggagtgtaaattttctttctacaggttttgggtagttcattttaggggaagttctgccaaatttttggaagaatttcttctaaggtggaccccgcagggccacttcggatttcagggtgaaatccggggcgggacCTGTCAGTCATGGTCTCTAAACACCCCACCTAAACCCGAGTGACCTGAAACTTGATAGAATGCAGCATCAACATTCAGTTTTACAAAACCCATTGGAGGCTTCTTCCACCTGGGAATCAGGCTAGCAGCCAAACCCGACCGGGTAGAAGAAAGAGCAGCTTTATACTCTTCCAACCAACCCAAAGTCAGTGGGACAATCTGTGAAGCTTGTTGAAAATCGCCCTCCCAAACCTTAGCATTTCTATTCCTCCAAGTAGCCCACAGAATCATCAAGAAAGAGGCAAAGATCTGGGGGTATGACTAAGAGACTAACAGGAGCCAATCTGCAACACTTGTAGGGGCCAAAAATAATGGGAGGTTGGCACCTTGAAACAAACTAGAAGCATGGGGACAATCACGAACCGCATGAAGAGGAGTCTCTATTTCTTCGTCACAAAGTGGGCATTGGGTATCCAAATCAATACCACGTTCACTAGCTTGCCCCATCTTCTTtgctatatatgtatatatatttttttattatcttcTAGCTCTAATCTTCCAAGCTAGTGTTGAAGTTCCTAATTATATGGGATTGGTGATGAATATGAAACTGAAACTGCTGGTGAAAATAAAACGGACAGCACTAATCTGGATTACATTAGCTGCAAGATAtgatatagaaattataattttattgtaatttcaccaacatATAGTTTATTAAATTCAAACAGGGAAGACTTGTTAGGGCCTAActagtttagggtttagggatttttaacttttttttacaTTTATGTATGTACGACATTATagtttaattttgtttgattcaagGAAATATTATTAAACTCAATCAATAGAGTACAATGCATGCCAACACTATCCCCAAAAGAAGATCAACATCCAACGCAACTAAGTTGCTTACCGCATATCATATAGCCAAGGAGGACAACTGCCTTACGGTACATAAATTGGATCATCTTTAATGCCTTTCTTGCTAGACCATGAGCTATTTGGTTGGCTTTTTTGCACACATGCTTCTAAATTATTACTTCAACCTCCTGCAGCAACAAACAGATTCcgttaatcaaaaaaaaaaaaaaaagactcccTTTAAGACAACTTATTAAAATATCTAAGCCAGTTTaagataattaattaataatactAAGAGCATCTCCTTCAATTTCCAACTGTGCTATGCCCAGCCGTTTACTACGACACTACAGTTTCATAATATgaatattttgattttaaatcATTTTCTAAAAACAAtattcacaaataaaaatcgattatTCATGAAATTATATCAAACAGATGGACGATTGATCATAAAAGTGTTAATCTTCAACAAATTTGCCTATTATTCGATATAAATATATGAACTGATAATTTCCCATTTAGAAACTTTGCTTTTGATAAGGTTTTTTTAAAAGTATATTTAAAAAATGGACGGTTCCAATTATACGGTAAAATTTATACAAACAGTACACATTCAATCTGCTGGTCTAGTTTCATTCACTTAAAAACTTCTACGGTCTAAATGATTTCTATAACTGCAGGCCAAATCCAATGCACCGAAGCCTAACCAGAGAaagaaatggtgaagaaccaCAATCCAACTTATGCATCAGGTGAAGTCTACAGCTATATTGAATACAACTTGAGTAGAAAGGAGCACTACCAAAAATAATTCATTTATGATACCCACTAAAATACTCATCTTGGTCTTTTTCTTTGCGGACACatttggttttggaaattttttttcccttttggtTTCTAGCATTAGAGAAACCctttaacttttttcttttttttattcatgaATGCTAATTCTAGTTTGGTTAATCTTTTATTGCAACAGAACTCAGCGTTGAAGAAATCTGAAAATGGACACAAGTATGATTTGCGCAAGCTAGTAAGTGCAGTGGCATTCCCTTTTGAaagcttttttatttatttattggggaaattactggtcactccctgtacttttagggagtcgacagttcagtccctgctatcctaatttcgacaagttactcctcagactttcaaatctcacacaatttgatccaaaatgactattttgcccctcccttcctctttttgttttttatttttctctcctctcccctcctttcttctaaaattcataattaattcatacgaactccgatatttgcgttccatatatgtacgagatcgtatcgatgagctccacaacttttatgaagaaagtttttccaaatattgtatgtataaaaagtcaattttcacaaccgctccaaataacattcgtttcgaaaatccactttcttctaaaattcataattaattcatacaaactctaatttttgcgttccatatatgcacaagattgtatcaacgagctctacaactttcatgaagaaagttgttccaaattttgtacgtataaaaagtcattttcactaccccccctaaataacgttcgtttcgaaaatctcctttcttctaaaattcataattaattcatacaaactccgatttttgcgttccatatatgtacgagatcgtatcgatgagctctaaaaattttatgaaggaagttttttcaaattttgtatgtataaacagtcaattttcacgaccccccaCCCCCCCAACCAcaaaataacacacacacacacacactctctctcattatgcacatttcaacccaagaaatatcaaatatttgaattatgaatattgagactatttcataagtatttgtacgagaaattcggtttcgtatcaattttagtttcgaaatgaacgttatttagggggggtcgtgaaaattgactttttatacatacaaaatttggaaaaactttcttcataaaaattgtagagatcatcgatacgatctcgtacatatatggaacgcaaatagtggagttcgtatgaattaattatgaattttagaagaaaggagatttttgaaattaacgttatttagggggg harbors:
- the LOC112181217 gene encoding uncharacterized protein LOC112181217; the encoded protein is MGQASERGIDLDTQCPLCDEEIETPLHAVRDCPHASSLFQGANLPLFLAPTSVADWLLNRNAKVWEGDFQQASQIVPLTLGWLEEYKAALSSTRSGLAASLIPRWKKPPMGFVKLNVDAAFYQVSGHSGLGGVFRDHD